The genomic window GCCACTGCGGCCTATCATTAACATTCAACATGCCATGATTATCGAAAAAACGTATAAAAAATTTTGCAGGGAACTCCATCATAGTTTTATAGTTTGATGACCATATAGCAGAACCCATAGGCAATATATAGTATTTTTTAAAAAAATCTGAGTAAGCTTCTTGATCAAGATACTCACCTAAACTTATTTCTTCATTACTATTTAAAAGTAATTTTGAGCTTTTATTAAATCGAAGGATTTCTTTGATCATCTTATAAAAGATTGGGCTTATAAGATTTTTTCTTTGCGCAAAAAGTGTATTCAAATTTGTTCCGTTATATTCAAAATCTTTTTGGCTATCTTTGACACTAAAACTCATAGCGCTATTTTCATATGGCACTTTAAGTTCATCTAAGAGATTTAAAAAATGAGGGTATGTTTTTTTATTGAAGACAATAAAACCTGTATCTACATGAAACTTATTGCTAAACAACTCGACTTCATGGGTGTGGGAGTGTCCACCCACTCTTGAGTTGGATTCAAATAGTGTAATTTGATGATGCGGGTTTAAGTGATAAGCAAGTGTATTACCAGAAATACCTGATCCTATAATTGCTATCTTCATAACTAATGATGAAGATGTTCTATCTTTTTAGATTCTCGGATATTGTCAGAAATAGTGCGAACATCCCATATCACACCCATCATTGATAGAAATTTCAAAATATAATAAGTTAAATCTACTTCCCACCAATAAAAACCTTGTCTTGCAGAGCCTGGGTAGTGGTGGTGGTTATTATGCCAACCTTCGCCGAAGGTCAAAATTGCAATAATAAAATTGTTGCGACTCGTGTCTAGAGTTTCATATCTCTTTTTCCCCCATTGGTGCGCCACAGAATTCACTAGAAAAGTAGCGTGATAAAGCATCACTGTAGAGAGTGAAAATCCCCAAATTAATAATTGGAATCCATTCGTATTTAATTGTGGCTCATATTGATTCAAATAATAGCCAATCACAAATAAGCCGATAGATAATGCTAAAGGCATTAAAAGATCAAACCGATCAATGATTCGTAATTCTGGAAATCTTATGAGTTCTCGAATAAATTTTGTATTGGTCACAAAATTTGATTTGGTTAGAAACCATCCCATATGACTCCACAAAAATCCATGCTCTTTAGGAGAGTGCTTATCCTCCGGCGTATCTGAGTGCATATGATGACCCCTGTGATGAGCCGCCCACCAGAGAGGGCCTCTTTGCACCGCAGTAGCGCCAATCATGGCGAAAATAAGCTGAACGAAACGAGAGGTCTTAAAAGTTTTGTGAGAAAAGTAGCGATGATAGAAACCTGTGATCGCAAACATGCGAATGGCAAATAGAAATATACATACTGTAAAGGCAGTCCAACTAAATCCTACGATCACAATTAGTAAACAAGACAAATGAAGAAGAATGAATGGAATCACTCTCATCCAATCAATTTCCCTGCCAGATGTGATTGATGCATACTTTTCTTCAAGAAAAGAATTATCAAACCAGTAAAATAATTTTTTAAAAAATTTACGCATCATTAATTTGAATGCTCAATCCAGCGTATTTTGTTAATATCATAACCGTCATCTTCGATTTTTTTTACTAAGTTTTTTAATGTATCTTGATCTATCTTTTTTTGGCGTGACATGATCCACACATAATCACGATCATCTCTTGCAATAATAGTATTTTGATAATCTTGATCTAAATAGACGATTTTATACTGTGCTTTGATAGGCCATATAAATTGCATGCCCCATAAAGCATTGCCAGAACCTTTCACCACAAAACCTTTTGGATGGTATGTTTTAATGGGTCCAGTCAAAGATCCTTCATTGAAAGTGAAAGTCGTACCGATCGTGCCATCTTCATTTAACTCATAAGACTCAATGGCATTAAATGCATTTTTTTCAATAAAGGTTGGAATATGGCCAATAACAAACCATGGCCCCATAAATGACTTTAAATTAACTTCGGAAACCGTTTTGATGGGAGCTTGAGTCATACATCCATTCAATAATAGAAAAAATGCTACTAATAGGGTAAATTTATATCGCATATTATGCCTTCCAGAATCGAGGAATTAAAGTATTTACTTTTTTCTTGTAAGTTTGGTACTCATCAAATTTTTTCATGAGATTAGCCTCAAGAAGAGTCACGCCTGAAAACCTTAATATTAAAAAGGTCATAAAAAGTGGCGCTACCAAATTTAAATGAACCCCTGTCACAAGGGTTGTCATAAAAAACCCCCACCATACCAAAAGCTCACCAAAATAGTTTGGATGGCGACTAAATTTCCATAACCCTGATTGTAGGAGCTTTCCACGATTTTTTATGTCGTTCTTAAATAGCATTAATTGATAATCAGCAATTGATTCATACACAATTCCAAATAGCGTCAATGAAAAACCTAATATATCCAACCCAGTTAAAGGATGATCATTTTTTATGGCAATAAAGAGAATCGATCCTACAATCCATGAAAGAATGGATTGAAGTCCAAAAATAATATATACACTTTTATATCTAAAATTAGGTTCGTTATTTTGTCTAATTTTCAAGTAACGCGCATCTTCTGATTTTCCCCAATTTCTTATCGTCAGATAAACCGCAAGACGGGCCCCCCACAAAAAAACTAATAAAAGAACTAAAGCAGACCTTAATGATGGTGCAAATGCTGTATAAAAATAAAGCGCATTGAATACAAAAAATAAACTCCACATAATATCAACATGATTAACATTATTTTTTTTAAGACTGATAAGCCAGCCAAAGTAAGCAAATAAGATATTAATAAATAATGCATTTAAATATATCATGTGCGAAATCCATTCCATTTTTGGGCAATGTATAAACAAACCGGGGTCAGGATCGCCCAACCAAGCGCTAGAGCATATATTGAAAAAGGATTCGTAAGTTGAACAGCATTTAATTGCTCTGCCGCAAAATAAGCTGCAGGGCCGCCGATAAACCCAAATAAAACAGCTAGCACTCTATTAGATTTAAGCCAGCTCAATGAGAGATTAAGCGTGGTTGCGAATAATCCCCACATAGCAACTATCCAAATGGGTACAAGATAATCAATGAATTGATTCTCATAAGTCACTAAATTTGTAATTAATAGTAACTGATCAAATATTGAGCCTAATAGCATGATAATAAATAGCAGAATCGTGGCTTCTTTTTTCTGCGACGCTTGCATGATATGAACTAATAAAATCAAAGCAACAACTGT from Candidatus Methylopumilus planktonicus includes these protein-coding regions:
- a CDS encoding DUF1295 domain-containing protein, with amino-acid sequence MIYLNALFINILFAYFGWLISLKKNNVNHVDIMWSLFFVFNALYFYTAFAPSLRSALVLLLVFLWGARLAVYLTIRNWGKSEDARYLKIRQNNEPNFRYKSVYIIFGLQSILSWIVGSILFIAIKNDHPLTGLDILGFSLTLFGIVYESIADYQLMLFKNDIKNRGKLLQSGLWKFSRHPNYFGELLVWWGFFMTTLVTGVHLNLVAPLFMTFLILRFSGVTLLEANLMKKFDEYQTYKKKVNTLIPRFWKA
- a CDS encoding lipocalin family protein, with the translated sequence MTQAPIKTVSEVNLKSFMGPWFVIGHIPTFIEKNAFNAIESYELNEDGTIGTTFTFNEGSLTGPIKTYHPKGFVVKGSGNALWGMQFIWPIKAQYKIVYLDQDYQNTIIARDDRDYVWIMSRQKKIDQDTLKNLVKKIEDDGYDINKIRWIEHSN
- a CDS encoding DUF2878 domain-containing protein, producing the protein MKLINFVLFQFGWFVSVWGAAQQKLPLSMTVVALILLVHIMQASQKKEATILLFIIMLLGSIFDQLLLITNLVTYENQFIDYLVPIWIVAMWGLFATTLNLSLSWLKSNRVLAVLFGFIGGPAAYFAAEQLNAVQLTNPFSIYALALGWAILTPVCLYIAQKWNGFRT
- a CDS encoding acyl-CoA desaturase: MRKFFKKLFYWFDNSFLEEKYASITSGREIDWMRVIPFILLHLSCLLIVIVGFSWTAFTVCIFLFAIRMFAITGFYHRYFSHKTFKTSRFVQLIFAMIGATAVQRGPLWWAAHHRGHHMHSDTPEDKHSPKEHGFLWSHMGWFLTKSNFVTNTKFIRELIRFPELRIIDRFDLLMPLALSIGLFVIGYYLNQYEPQLNTNGFQLLIWGFSLSTVMLYHATFLVNSVAHQWGKKRYETLDTSRNNFIIAILTFGEGWHNNHHHYPGSARQGFYWWEVDLTYYILKFLSMMGVIWDVRTISDNIRESKKIEHLHH